A region of Toxotes jaculatrix isolate fToxJac2 chromosome 23, fToxJac2.pri, whole genome shotgun sequence DNA encodes the following proteins:
- the c23h11orf68 gene encoding UPF0696 protein C11orf68 homolog produces MEEEEAPVDGEVQTPFAAETYAAEAMAADMDPWIVFDSRRTPRSEFDGWLESNRPSQVYRFGDEEGGASPVGWIAVLGPNHCPSGGDVIGLQESWEKLLASSRPVSFQTVRELALNHGVLAGKWLMHLDSGFKLDHAWECVARAALDGKVSLVKVSPYDPKGEGKQVICAYNQNFTDESEVIRLDSVIRATGVKCALSYKPDVYTYLGIYRNNRWKLCPTIYESKFDLECVPRRSHIVNKVTNLEVT; encoded by the coding sequence atggaggaggaagaggcccCTGTCGATGGCGAGGTACAGACCCCCTTTGCTGCAGAGACCTATGCTGCTGAGGCCATGGCTGCAGACATGGACCCTTGGATTGTGTTTGACTCCAGAAGAACTCCTAGATCCGAGTTTGATGGTTGGCTGGAGAGCAACAGACCCTCACAAGTGTACAGATTCGGTGATGAGGAAGGCGGTGCTAGCCCTGTGGGATGGATCGCCGTGCTGGGCCCAAACCACTGCCCCAGTGGTGGGGATGTTATAGGTCTCCAAGAGAGCTGGGAGAAACTTTTGGCCAGTAGCCGGCCTGTCAGCTTCCAGACAGTGAGGGAGTTGGCTCTGAACCACGGGGTGCTCGCTGGCAAGTGGCTGATGCACTTGGACTCTGGTTTCAAGTTAGACCATGCATGGGAGTGTGTGGCCAGAGCAGCCCTGGATGGCAAGGTCTCCCTTGTTAAAGTCAGTCCCTATGACCCCAAGGGAGAGGGCAAGCAGGTCATTTGCGCCTATAACCAGAACTTCACTGATGAGAGCGAAGTTATAAGGCTGGACTCGGTCATACGTGCCACAGGGGTCAAATGCGCTCTCTCATACAAGCCAGACGTGTATACATACCTGGGCATCTACCGAAACAACCGCTGGAAGCTTTGTCCAACCATATATGAGAGCAAATTTGACCTGGAGTGTGTCCCAAGGCGTTCCCACATCGTCAACAAAGTCACCAATCTCGAAGTAACATAA
- the rela gene encoding transcription factor p65 translates to MDGVYAWGLPPVNPGNPFIEIIEQPKQRGMRFRYKCEGRSAGSIPGEKSNDTTKTHPAIKVHNYSGPLRVRISLVTKNAPHKPHPHELVGKDCKHGYYEADLQERRIHSFPNLGIQCVKKKDVNEAITCRLQTNNNPFNIPEAKVWEEEFDLNSVRLCFQATITLPTGELFPLDPVVSQPIYDNRAPNTAELKICRVNRNSGSCKGGDEIFLLCDKVQKEDIEVRFFQDSWEGKGTFSQADVHRQVAIVFRTPPYRDTNLTEPIRVKMQLRRPSDREVSEPVDFQYLPADPDEYRLSEKRKRTEDMFQSLKLGSILSSVSVPQDRRHISPARRTVTAKPPSMNAPAGAVVPPGASAVKSSFSYSQSDQLFSVQPKAEAPPAHQTWKIMESLNLGPQPKATPVANFTMSQAPSSSTSSSTTTTTSAANQDYSTVNLSDLHEFFPGISSTMAQEPTASQGSTVSSQASSSFTLQGSQFRVEAPLVDDDIPEFPSFSEAQAPGTLDSLNMDDFEDLLNPRLINEGGNGVSMLAQASCQQAAAPSASPVAQNSIVSQNTSDPASNPGSTWMNYPNSIIHLLQNEGMIDIAPNNNSNHHRPLMLDEFDVMMTPDEDRLISILSSDN, encoded by the exons ATGGATG GTGTGTATGCGTGGGGCCTGCCTCCAGTCAACCCAG GAAACCCCTTCATAGAGATCATCGAGCAGCCAAAGCAGAGGGGCATGAGGTTTAGGTACAAGTGTGAAGGACGTTCAGCCGGCAGCATCCCTGGAGAGAAGAGCAATGACACCACTAAGACTCATCCAGCCATCAAG GTGCACAACTACAGCGGTCCCTTGCGAGTTCGCATCTCATTGGTAACAAAGAATGCACCGCACAAGCCTCATCCCCACGAACTGGTTGGCAAGGATTGCAAACATGGCTACTACGAGGCCGACTTGCAGGAGAGACGAATACACAG ttttCCGAACCTGGGCATACAGTGCGTGAAGAAGAAGGATGTGAACGAGGCCATCACTTGCAGGCTGCAGACTAATAATAACCCCTTCAACA TTCCTGAGGCGAAGGTGTGGGAGGAGGAGTTTGACCTGAATTCAGTCCGGCTTTGCTTCCAGGCCACCATCACTCTGCCTACAGGGGAGCTGTTTCCTCTGGATCCTGTGGTATCGCAGCCCATTTATGACAACC GAGCTCCAAACACAGCTGAGCTGAAGATCTGCCGAGTCAACCGCAACTCTGGAAGCTGCAAGGGAGGGGACGAGATCTTCCTGCTGTGTGACAAAGTGCAAAAAG AGGACATCGAGGTGCGTTTCTTCCAGGACTCCTGGGAGGGAAAGGGCACTTTCTCCCAAGCCGACGTCCACAGGCAGGTGGCCATTGTGTTCCGCACGCCGCCCTACCGCGACACTAATCTCACTGAGCCCATTAGAGTCAAGATGCAGCTCCGCCGGCCCTCCGACCGCGAGGTCAGCGAGCCTGTGGACTTTCAGTACCTGCCTGCTGACCCAG ATGAATACAGACTGAGTGAGAAGAGAAAGCGTACAGAAGACATGTTCCAGAGCCTGAAGCTGGGATCTATACTGTCTAGTG TGTCCGTTCCACAAGATAGACGCCACATAAGCCCAGCAAGGAGAACAGTCACAGCCAAGCCTCCATCGATGAACGCACCAGCTG GAGCTGTGGTGCCCCCTGGTGCCAGTGCAGTGAAGTCCTCCTTCTCATATAGTCAGTCAGACCAGCTCTTCTCAGTCCAACCTAAGGCAGAGGCCCCCCCAGCACACCAAACATGGAAAATCATGGAGAGCCTGAATCTGGGTCCCCAGCCCAAAGCCACTCCAGTGGCCAACTTCACAATGAGCCAGGCGCCGtcgtcctccacctcctcctctaccaccaccaccacctccgctGCCAACCAGGACTACTCAACTGTCAATCTGTCAGACCTTCACGAATTCTTCCCAGGCATTTCCTCGACCATGGCCCAGGAGCCCACAGCTTCTCAGGGCAGCACAGTCTCCTCACAGGCCAGCAGCTCCTTCACCCTCCAGGGCTCCCAGTTCCGGGTGGAGGCGCCACTCGTGGATGATGATATCCCAGAGTTCCCTAGCTTTTCCGAAGCCCAGGCCCCAGGCACCCTGGACAGCCTAAACATGGATGACTTTGAGGACCTTCTGAACCCCCGCCTCATCAACGAGGGTGGTAATGGCGTCTCAATGTTGGCCCAAGCATCATGCCAACAAGCTGCTGCTCCCAGCGCCTCGCCTGTTGCTCAGAACAGCATAGTATCCCAGAACACTTCTGACCCCGCCAGCAACCCAGGAAGCACCTGGATGAATTACCCCAACAGCATCATCCACTTGCTCCAGAACGAGGGCATGATTGACATTGcacccaacaacaacagcaaccacCACCGGCCCCTTATGCTCGATGAGTTCGATGTGATGATGACCCCTGATGAGGATCGTCTGATTTCCATTTTGAGCAGCGATAACTAA